The Saimiri boliviensis isolate mSaiBol1 chromosome 19, mSaiBol1.pri, whole genome shotgun sequence genome contains the following window.
TGTTAGAGTGTTTAAGGAGGTTCATTCTAGAAGTTTCGGGAGCACGGTTTGAGGGCTTCACTTCACTTCACGCACCCACTCTCACGTCCCTCCGGTGTCCTGAGCACACACATACTTCTACCAGTGGGATCTGGCTGATGCCAAAGTGCCAATCCACAAGGGGAAGACAAGGAGGGTTTGTCCCGGACCAGGAAGGACGAGGAGACGTCTTTTCTCTGAGGAGAGCAGAAGTATTGACTCTCCCTTCCCCATTAACCCATCTCCAGCTGCCGCCCAAGGGGAAGCTCCGGAGCCTGTGTAGCCAGCACGTGGAAAGGCTGCAGATCTTCCAGCACCTCCACCCCATCATGGTCCAAGCCGCTTTCCCCCCACTCTACAAGGAGCTCTTCAGCACTGAAACGGAGTCACCTGTGGGGCTGTCCAAGTGACCTGAAGGAGGGACTCCTTGCCTCTCCCTGTGGCCTGCTGGCCCACCTCCCTGGACCCCGTTCCACCCTCAGCCTTTTCCTTTCCCATGAACCCTGGAGGGTGGTCCCCACCAGCTCTTTGGGAGTGAGCAGATGCCACAGCTGGCTTTCTGTCCGCAGGCTGGGGCTGGCACAAcaccatctcctgcctcagctttgacTGTCTTGTTTCCTGTATTCCTTCACACCCAGCTTCTGGAAGGCGTGGGGTGGCTGGGATATAAGGACTTCTGGGGGACCAAGGCATCCTCAAGAAAGCAGGGGCATCCAGGGCTCCCTGGATTGATAGAACTCAATTCCTTCAGAAGCTCAGAAGCTAAGAATAGGCCTTTGAAATACCTCATTGCATTTCCCTCTGGGCTTCGGCTGGGGGAGATGGATCAAGCTCAGAGCCTGGCGGTGAGAGCCCAGGAGGACCTGTATAAAATGAATCTGGAGCTTTAtgtcttctgcctctgccttcctcccagcTCAGCAAGGACGTGTTTGGGCACCCTACCCTTTTCCTGGGGTCTAACCAAAAACTGGATGGGATGAGGATGAGAGGCTGGGGATCATTGTTTTGTGGGGTTTAGGTGTGGGACTAGGGTACAATGAAGGCCAACAGCATCCTGGATATAGAGTTGAAACTCACACCTCTTATGTGCACTTTAACAATAGACTATAGGGGCTGGCACAAAACTGATCagacacacacccatacacaggTGAAACACATACAGACTCAGCTGCAATCATGCAGTTCCAGAGACATGTGAACCTGACACAATCTCTCATCCTTCAGGCCACAGCTCAGAGGAGCCTAGTGGCCTCAGGGAAAGTCCCAATCCTGAGGGACTCCCCCAGACATTTCCATGGTGCTCCGGTCCACTGATCTTGGGCCTGGGGTGATCCAAACACCACCCCAGCTCCAGCTGTCTTCTACCATTAGAAGCCCCAAGAGAAGCAGAGGTGCTGGCACTCGTCAGTCGGAAGGCAAGGACAGACCCCGGAGGACTTTCCTGGCCTACCCACCGGCGCTGCTCTTGTTGCGGAGAAGGAAGCAGATGCAATTCCAGCACCCCGTCATGGGGCACCGCTGACTCCAGCATGGAGGACACCGGGGGTGCAGGGCCCGGGCCAGTTTCCCCAGCTGTGATCTTGCCCAGAACCTCTCTTGGCTTCATAAACAGCTGTGAACCCTCCCCTGGGGGATAGACAGCAATGATGGGTGGTCATGGggttggagggtggggggtgggattGCTTCCTCTCAGGGGATGGGTTCATCTGAGTAAACATAAACCCCAACTTGTGCCattctttataaaatgatttttaaaggcaAGAGGTGTGTGTGTCAGGGGTGTGGGGGGAAATCCTTAAATTAGATCACCTGCATACCTGCTCTCCAGTCTCATTCCTCCAGCAAGACCCAGGTTTCCAGCTCAGCAATCCCTCAGCATGATACAGATCCAACCCACCCTCACCGCACCGCCTCGGTTTCTCCCCAGGTGGAGCAGTTCCCCAGTGAGGAACCCCCACTGTAAGAGCCTCAAACTGAGCTCCACGGGAGATGCTGTAGACTGAGAACTTTCCACAGATGATACCCACAGGGAACATTTAGATTTATAGATTGCACAGAATTGCTCCACATCTGGGAGACCAAAAGACAATCCTCGGGAAGGCGGCTGGCATGAGCTCCCCAGGGGGGATCAGGATGTCAGAGGGATCACCTAGAGGCTGCCGCTCTTGCCATTGCCTGACCCCTCCCTGGCACCAGAGCCTCCCTCTTAGAACCCTCCCCTGCCACTCGCCAGCCTGTAGTGGTGCTTGCTGCAGCCCTCCCtggttgctttatttatttattttgcaccaACAGGGTTGCTGCAGACTCATTCTCGCCTGgtttaaaaagagaggaaaaaaaaaaaaaaggagaaatgctttCTGGCTCTTTTCTCCACCTCAGTCTTGGCAGCAGCGgctgcagcagcaacagcagcagcagcggcaggcAGCAGGCGGCTGGCGGGCCGCAGGGGGTGAGGCACGCGGGGAAGGGGCAGGGGCCTGAGGCGCAGCTCGAATGGGACAGGGCCCCCAGCGCTGGACAGATGCAGCGCCCAACTTGATGCCACCCTCCAGCTTCTCCGGTAAGTGCCCCCACCCTCTGTCCCAAAGATGCAGCTGCCCTTTTCCATAACACTCTTGGAGACAGGCCAGACTAGTGTGCCCCTCAAGGCAAGAGGGTTTGGGCCCCCACACTGCCAACAATTAATCCTGACCCCATGGGACTTTGAAGGGGAAACTAAAATGTCCTAAGTGCCCCTGGGTGGAAGGACTCCAAGGGGACCTCCCTTCCATCTCCCCAGTACTCCCCCTTTCTCTGGAAGGGTTTTTCTCCATAACCAGTGTGGATCTCCCCAGGAACCCCTCTCCCCACAGTTCCCATCCATCAGTCAGGTGTGCTTTAAAGAGGATACAGGATACCCAGGTCCAAGGTGTCTCTGGACTGCCACATAAACACAAGAAGAAAGCTCTCTATCCTTGAGCGGTGATGCCCCAGACCCCATCCCACTGAAGGAGAGAATACAGTGGTTCTGATATCTCTCTTTCTGCAAAGTGGCCGGAAGCCGGTCCTGCGGCCATGGAGGTTGGCAAGGGAAGTTTGTGATTAAATTAGCCACCGTAGAAATAAAATAGGTTGCTCCagctccctcagcccctggcccAGCAGGCTTTGGGACTCAGGGGAACTCACCggagcaggaaggaagaaagctggGTTACATGCTTCACTGCACTTTTGCTGATGGCAGAGCAGAGGATGAGCAGCAACTGCAGCAGTAGTGATGAAGAGCTAGCTGTCAGGTGGACTTCCCAGAACAAGCCCAGGGAGAACAAGGGAGGCTGGGCCACCTCTCCTGGGAGAGCTCTGGGCATGCCACACAGACCTGTTAGGTCAGGATGGGAGAGAGGAGTCTGCCCTGCGGTCTTTGCCCCATGTTACTTTCTCATCCCCAAGCCTCAGACCAGTGTTCTCTATCCCTCTGCTCTTTGGGCCTCTTTCTTTAGTTTTCCTAGCTGTAGGATGGCTGCTAGAATGATCCTTccagagggtggagagtgggaaggaaaggggaagaaatgacCGTCTCTTAAACTGCCTCTCCTAAGTTCCACATGGGAAAAAATAGGGCATGTAAGTAGAAAGCTGACCCCGTACAGCCCAGAGAGCCTGACGCCCATAAGCCCAAAGGTGATCAGGATTGTCGCTCAGGAGAAACTCAGATGCAGTGTCTCCCAGGGAGCATCTGTGGGCTTTTGCTCCTACCTCTGTGGCCATCCCTTGCCAATTCCagtcctcctccctttcctcggGGTCCCTGTTGACAATGAACAGGGTGAGTCAGAGGCCCTCACCACCTAGAGGGCCCCTTCTCCTCTGTCACCTCAGCCATTGTAGTCACCATCTGCCTGAGATTTCCCAGACCCTGGTACCCAGAAACCAGCTGTAAGTCGACAGGCTCTGCACATGGCCTGTGCCCAGATATCTGCTGTGCCAGCCAAgggctcccttcctccccaccctacAGCGCCCCGTCAGATGCTCTCTCTCCGAAATTAACTATGCTCCCGGGTCCACAGTCTGTCTCGTGGGAATTTCTCAGGCAGCTCAGGCCAAAAGGGGCAAGAGCTCTCCCTCAGATCCACACACGGGACCAGAATCAAAACGCCATTAAGGAGGGATATGAGGGAAGCCCAAGACTGAAGACCAAGCCACAGAACTCAAAACCCGGGCATCCTGTGGGTCCCTCGCACACCCCAACATCATCTGTAGTGGAGAAGCAGTTGCCACCGGGCTCCTGCAGGGGATTCCCAGCTTCCGCGTCAAGTGCCCCCTGCATCCTGCGCCACAGCTAATGTACAGCTTGGCCGTTGTCCACACAGGCATTTTGGGGAGATTGGATTTTGCTAGGCCAGGGCTCAGGCCTTGGGCCAGGCTGGAGGAGGGCTCAGCATGGGGGTGGAGCTGAGGCCTGCATGTTTCCCAGCCTTGGGTGAGCTAGTCAAGGTGAGGACCTCTCCAGTCAGGACAGGGAACTCCGGGCCAAGGACGCAATCTCCCTGAGCCTTAAGCAAAAGCTATGGGTACGTAACATGGGAGAATAAGGGTGGGCAGAGAGGGACAGAGCAGAGCTTGAGGAGAGCAGGTATCAGGGAGAGGAAACCTGAGATACTCCTGGATCTGACAGGCATCAGGAAACCCCATTACAGAAAGACTCAGTTACCTCCCTGCTGTTCCCTGCCCCATCCCCGTAAGTCCTTCCCCACAGAAATCAGGCTTGGCTAGGGTTCCATGAGCCAGTAAGCACTTGGCTGGTTATCTAGGGCTGGAAGAAGGAGGAAAGTAGAGATTCCCCAAAGAGAAACTCCAGGAAGCCCCTGGGAGGTGGCACACAAGAATGCTTCCTGGTTCTGTGCCCTACTTGTTGGCAATGCTGAGAGAGATAGACCCATTTCTCTCCCCTCTAAGAAGGGCCAGGAAGTCCAGGGTCACCGTCATCTGAAGCCACTTTCCAAAAAGAGCCATGTCATCATCTGTTCCAGGACTGAAGAGGGAATGGATGCGGCCACAGCTCCAAAGCCAGCCTGGCCCCCATGGCCCCcgctccttttcctcctcctcctgcctggagGGAGCGGTGGCAGCTGCCCTGCTGTGTGCGACTGCacctcccagccccaggctgtGCTCTGTGGCCACAGGCAACTGGAGGCTGTACCTGGCGGACTCCCACGGGACACTGAGCTCCTGGACCTGAGTGGGAACCGCCTGTGGGGGCTCCAGCGGGGAATGCTCTCCCGCCTGAGCCTGCTCCAGGAACTGGACCTCAGCTACAACCAGCTTTCCACCCTTGAGCCTGGGGCCTTCCATGGCCTGCAGAGCCTACTCACCCTGAGGCTGCAGGGCAATCGGCTCAGAATCATGGGGCCTGGGGTCTTCTCAGGCCTCTCTGCCCTGACCCTGCTGGACCTCCGCCTCAACCAAATCGTCCTCTTCCTAGATGGAGCTTTTGGGGAGCTAGGCAGCCTCCAGCAGCTGGAGGTTGGGGACAACCACCTGGTATTTGTGGCTCCGGGGGCCTTTGCAGGGCTGGCGAAGCTGAGCACCCTCACCCTGGAGCGCTGCAACCTCAGCACAGTGCCCGGCCCAGCCCTCGCCCGTCTCCCGGCACTAGTTGCCCTAAGGCTTCGAGAACTGGACATTGGGAGGCTGCCAGCTGGGGCACTGAGGGGACTGGGGCAGCTCAAGGAGCTGGAGATCCACCACTGGCCGTCTCTGGAGGCTCTGGACCCTGGGAGCTTAGTTGGGCTCAATCTCAGCAGCCTGGCCATCACCCGCTGCAATCTGAGCTCGGTGCCTTTCCAAGCACTGCACCACCTGAGCTTCCTCAGGGTCCTGGATCTGTCTCAGAATCCCATCTCAGCCATCCCAGCCCGCAGGCTCAGTCCCCTCGTGCGGCTCCAGGAGCTACGCCTGTCAGGGGCGTGCCTCACCTCCATTGCCGCCCACGCCTTCCACGGCTTGACGgccttccacctcctggatgTGGCAGATAACGCCCTTCAGACACTAGAGGAAACAGCCTTCCCTTCTCCAGACAAACTGGTCACCCTGAGGCTGTCTGGCAACCCCCTGACCTGTGACTGCCGCCTCCTCTGGCTGCTCCGGCTCCGCCGCCGCCTGGACTTTGGCACGTCCCCCCCTGCCTGTGCTGGCCCGCAGCATGTCCAAGGGAAGAGCCTGAGGGATTTTTCGGACATCCTGCCTCCGGGGCACTTCACCTGCAAACCAGCCCTGATCCGAAAGTCGGGGCCTCGATGGGTCATTGCAGAGGAGGGTGGGCATGCGGTTTTCTCCTGCTCTGGAGATG
Protein-coding sequences here:
- the LINGO4 gene encoding leucine-rich repeat and immunoglobulin-like domain-containing nogo receptor-interacting protein 4, whose translation is MDAATAPKPAWPPWPPLLFLLLLPGGSGGSCPAVCDCTSQPQAVLCGHRQLEAVPGGLPRDTELLDLSGNRLWGLQRGMLSRLSLLQELDLSYNQLSTLEPGAFHGLQSLLTLRLQGNRLRIMGPGVFSGLSALTLLDLRLNQIVLFLDGAFGELGSLQQLEVGDNHLVFVAPGAFAGLAKLSTLTLERCNLSTVPGPALARLPALVALRLRELDIGRLPAGALRGLGQLKELEIHHWPSLEALDPGSLVGLNLSSLAITRCNLSSVPFQALHHLSFLRVLDLSQNPISAIPARRLSPLVRLQELRLSGACLTSIAAHAFHGLTAFHLLDVADNALQTLEETAFPSPDKLVTLRLSGNPLTCDCRLLWLLRLRRRLDFGTSPPACAGPQHVQGKSLRDFSDILPPGHFTCKPALIRKSGPRWVIAEEGGHAVFSCSGDGDPAPTVSWMRPHGAWLGRAGRVRVLEDGTLEIRSVQLRDRGPYVCVVSNVAGNDSLRTWLEVIQVEPANGSLSDPNITVPGIPGPFFLDSRGVAMVLAVGFLPFLTSVTLCFGLIALWSKGKGRVKHHVTFDFVAPRPSGDKNSGGNRLTAKLF